Proteins from one Cellulosilyticum lentocellum DSM 5427 genomic window:
- a CDS encoding copper amine oxidase N-terminal domain-containing protein, whose amino-acid sequence MKKKLGIFLLTMLVATSTVFGASVKIIVNGEEVKSTVAPIQKNSTTLVPLRLVSEKLGAEVKWYPEYRGITISKSDVTLTMSIGDKNLNIWNSSTQKEKDIALSVAPQQISGVTMVPLRAISEGLGCEIAYENGVINIISSVEETYQTTENEAYIEKELRNKYSVCSTDIGNINMFFWVYENVNRDEDASWDYEVYGKFEEAELNKIFQIKDATTQEKVKAQLKAHMENAAKELIANHANVKFVGAYDCSYYEDVTDLDTYVPVFFCNWSNYIEDEAGTYSGSILDQFGWITEWDSEEW is encoded by the coding sequence ATGAAAAAGAAATTAGGTATATTTTTACTAACTATGCTGGTAGCTACATCTACAGTTTTTGGTGCAAGCGTTAAGATTATAGTTAATGGGGAAGAAGTAAAATCAACTGTGGCACCTATTCAAAAAAACAGTACAACTTTAGTACCTCTTCGCCTAGTAAGTGAAAAATTAGGAGCAGAAGTAAAGTGGTATCCAGAATACAGAGGTATTACTATTTCAAAAAGTGATGTTACTTTAACGATGTCTATAGGAGATAAGAATCTTAATATCTGGAATAGTTCTACACAAAAAGAAAAAGATATTGCTTTGAGTGTAGCTCCACAACAAATAAGTGGTGTAACAATGGTACCTTTACGAGCCATTTCAGAAGGATTAGGGTGTGAAATTGCTTATGAAAATGGTGTGATTAATATTATTTCTTCTGTTGAAGAAACCTACCAAACAACGGAAAATGAAGCTTATATTGAAAAAGAGTTAAGAAATAAATATAGCGTATGTAGTACAGATATAGGGAATATTAATATGTTTTTCTGGGTGTATGAAAACGTTAATAGAGATGAAGATGCTTCTTGGGACTATGAAGTATACGGTAAATTTGAAGAAGCTGAGTTAAATAAAATATTCCAAATTAAAGATGCTACTACCCAAGAGAAGGTTAAAGCACAGCTTAAAGCACATATGGAAAATGCTGCTAAAGAGTTAATTGCAAATCATGCTAATGTAAAATTTGTAGGGGCATATGATTGTAGTTACTATGAGGATGTAACGGATTTAGATACGTATGTGCCTGTATTTTTCTGTAATTGGAGCAATTACATAGAAGATGAGGCTGGTACCTATTCTGGTAGTATACTTGATCAATTTGGATGGATTACTGAATGGGATTCAGAAGAATGGTAA
- a CDS encoding DUF6320 domain-containing protein yields MKWCGKCKVKIVGTENYCPLCQNELSKLDNIEEDLFPTAYKGTKERHMVMKVLTFLMTLVGIISVFLNILFPTNIWWALIVVVTLICIRISLSIAIAKHRSILKYLLHQSLIIIVLALFIDYVTGQHGWAVTFVLPIIFTLAMIVMYLLSKILHLQAGEYMIYLLLDALFGIIPVVFLVTNSVKTPIPSLVCIMVSIISVTALIIFEGSAMYSELKRRLHI; encoded by the coding sequence ATGAAGTGGTGTGGAAAATGTAAGGTTAAAATCGTAGGAACAGAAAACTATTGTCCTTTATGCCAAAATGAACTAAGTAAGCTAGATAACATAGAAGAAGACTTATTTCCAACAGCTTATAAAGGAACAAAGGAAAGGCATATGGTTATGAAGGTACTTACCTTTCTGATGACCTTAGTTGGCATTATATCTGTATTTCTCAATATTTTATTCCCTACTAATATTTGGTGGGCACTTATAGTAGTTGTTACCTTGATTTGTATACGCATTAGCTTAAGTATTGCTATTGCTAAACATAGAAGTATTTTAAAGTATTTATTACACCAAAGTCTTATTATTATTGTTTTAGCATTGTTTATAGATTATGTCACAGGACAGCATGGTTGGGCAGTCACTTTTGTTTTGCCAATTATATTTACCTTGGCTATGATAGTCATGTACTTACTCTCAAAGATTTTACATCTGCAAGCCGGAGAATATATGATTTATCTTTTATTAGATGCCCTATTTGGTATCATTCCCGTTGTATTTTTAGTTACTAATAGTGTAAAAACCCCTATCCCTTCTCTTGTTTGTATCATGGTAAGTATTATTTCGGTAACCGCACTTATTATTTTTGAAGGCTCTGCTATGTATAGTGAGCTTAAACGAAGACTGCATATTTAG
- a CDS encoding alpha/beta hydrolase — MPINKKMLTTLRKMIYPEKDLRETYKLERRMVNLAHPHMLKPFYKIWDHEIKVGDHQIPVRLFFPQKEGVYPLMIFFHGGGFVTGNIDSYSKVCTRLANKTGHIVLSVDYRLAPEHPFPAGLEDCYAVVKEVVSHTLLFNHPLEKVTLIGDSAGANLAAAVSLLARDRGEFQVEQQILLYPATYNDYSDASPFPSVKENGKDYLLTQTRMANYLSLYVSDPKELQNPYVAPLLAEDLTNQPRTLMITAEFDLLRDEGKAYGEKLKAAGNEVEFYEIPEAIHGFFALPPLFEEVKTCYTIINRFLSKGTEDERNKNTSLEASR; from the coding sequence ATGCCAATTAATAAAAAGATGCTAACGACACTCAGAAAAATGATTTATCCAGAAAAAGACTTAAGAGAAACATACAAGCTCGAGCGCAGAATGGTGAATCTTGCCCATCCTCATATGCTTAAGCCTTTTTATAAAATTTGGGATCATGAGATTAAAGTAGGTGATCATCAGATTCCTGTAAGACTATTTTTTCCTCAGAAGGAAGGCGTTTATCCGCTGATGATTTTTTTTCATGGAGGAGGCTTTGTAACAGGTAATATCGATAGTTATAGTAAAGTATGTACACGTCTCGCTAATAAGACAGGTCATATTGTTTTATCTGTAGACTATCGTCTTGCACCAGAGCATCCTTTTCCAGCTGGGCTTGAGGATTGTTATGCAGTGGTTAAGGAAGTGGTATCTCATACCCTATTATTTAACCATCCATTAGAAAAAGTAACTTTAATAGGAGATAGTGCAGGGGCTAATTTAGCAGCGGCTGTGTCTTTGTTAGCCAGAGATAGAGGTGAGTTTCAAGTAGAGCAGCAGATTTTACTTTATCCAGCCACCTATAATGATTATAGTGATGCTTCACCCTTCCCATCTGTTAAGGAAAATGGGAAGGATTATTTGCTAACTCAGACACGTATGGCTAACTACCTCAGCTTATATGTGAGTGACCCTAAGGAACTTCAGAATCCTTATGTGGCACCCTTACTAGCGGAAGATTTAACTAATCAACCAAGAACCTTAATGATTACAGCAGAATTTGATTTGTTAAGAGATGAGGGTAAAGCCTATGGAGAAAAGTTAAAAGCTGCTGGTAATGAGGTAGAATTTTATGAAATTCCAGAAGCTATTCATGGTTTTTTTGCACTACCCCCTTTGTTTGAAGAGGTAAAAACGTGTTATACTATAATTAATCGTTTTTTAAGTAAGGGGACAGAAGATGAACGAAACAAAAACACCAGCTTGGAGGCGTCTAGATAA
- a CDS encoding prolyl-tRNA synthetase associated domain-containing protein, translating into MMRIDPTLYTTIPSPEGRLEKEMAIYSILEQLGIPFERLDHEAVATIEDCGEIDQYLGITIYKNLFLCNSKKDHYYLLVMPGDKTFKSSPIAQQIGSTRLSFGAPEILEDYLNLTPGSVSITGLLYDQEQRVQLLIDEAILETEYFGFHPCINTTSLKIKTSDLIERLIPYLNHPITYVTI; encoded by the coding sequence ATGATGAGGATTGACCCGACTTTATATACAACTATTCCTTCTCCAGAAGGTAGATTAGAAAAAGAAATGGCTATTTATTCTATTTTAGAGCAGCTAGGTATTCCTTTTGAACGTTTAGATCATGAAGCAGTGGCAACCATAGAAGACTGCGGAGAAATTGATCAGTATCTAGGAATCACCATTTATAAAAATTTATTTTTATGCAATAGTAAAAAAGACCACTATTATTTATTAGTGATGCCAGGAGATAAAACGTTTAAAAGTAGCCCTATTGCTCAGCAAATAGGTTCTACTAGATTATCGTTTGGTGCACCTGAAATATTAGAAGACTATTTAAATTTAACACCAGGCTCTGTAAGTATTACAGGGTTACTTTATGATCAAGAACAAAGAGTACAATTACTTATAGATGAAGCCATTTTAGAAACAGAGTATTTTGGTTTCCACCCTTGTATCAATACTACTAGCTTAAAGATTAAAACCTCTGATTTAATAGAAAGATTGATTCCCTATTTGAATCATCCTATTACCTACGTAACAATATAA
- a CDS encoding phosphoribosylaminoimidazolecarboxamide formyltransferase: MKELELKYGCNPNQKPSRIYSEEGTLPIEVLNGKPGYINFLDAFNGWQLVKELKEATRLPAATSFKHVSPAGAAVGLPLTDVEKKIYWVEDLGELSPLANAYARARGADRMSSFGDFIALSDVCDVATAKMIAREVSDGVIAPGYEEEALEILKGKKKGGYNVVQIDPNYIPNPIERKEVFGITFEQGRNELKIDKAFISNVVTENKEIPESAQIDLIISLITLKYTQSNSVCFAKGGQAIGIGAGQQSRIHCTRLAGTKADNWFLRQSPQVLGLQFVDDIRRADRDNAIDLYIGEDYMDVLADGEWERIFKVKPAVFTREEKRVWLDQMEGVALGSDAFFPFGDNIERAVKSGVKYIAEPGGSIRDEQVIETCNKHGIAMCFTGIRLFHH, translated from the coding sequence ATGAAAGAATTAGAATTGAAATACGGCTGTAATCCAAATCAAAAACCATCAAGAATTTATAGCGAAGAGGGTACACTTCCTATTGAAGTATTAAATGGCAAACCAGGTTATATTAACTTCCTTGATGCATTCAATGGCTGGCAATTAGTTAAAGAGTTAAAAGAAGCAACAAGGCTTCCAGCCGCAACTTCTTTTAAGCACGTTTCACCAGCAGGAGCTGCTGTAGGGCTTCCTCTTACTGATGTAGAAAAGAAAATCTACTGGGTAGAAGATTTAGGGGAACTTTCACCACTTGCAAATGCTTATGCAAGAGCTAGAGGTGCAGATAGAATGTCTTCATTCGGTGATTTTATTGCACTTTCAGATGTTTGCGATGTGGCTACTGCAAAGATGATTGCAAGAGAAGTATCTGATGGGGTTATTGCTCCTGGTTATGAAGAAGAAGCACTTGAGATTTTAAAAGGTAAGAAAAAAGGCGGTTACAATGTGGTTCAAATTGATCCTAACTACATACCAAATCCTATTGAGCGTAAAGAAGTATTTGGTATTACTTTTGAACAAGGTCGTAATGAACTTAAAATTGATAAAGCGTTTATTAGCAACGTTGTAACAGAGAACAAAGAAATCCCAGAAAGTGCACAGATTGATTTAATTATTTCACTCATTACTTTAAAATACACACAGTCTAACTCAGTATGTTTCGCTAAGGGTGGTCAAGCAATTGGTATTGGTGCTGGTCAACAATCAAGAATCCATTGTACACGCCTTGCTGGCACAAAAGCTGATAACTGGTTCCTTCGTCAATCTCCACAAGTACTTGGTCTTCAATTTGTAGATGATATTCGACGTGCAGATCGTGATAATGCCATTGACCTTTACATTGGAGAAGATTACATGGATGTTTTAGCAGATGGTGAATGGGAAAGGATTTTCAAAGTAAAACCAGCTGTATTTACAAGAGAAGAAAAAAGAGTTTGGCTTGATCAAATGGAAGGTGTTGCACTTGGTTCAGATGCTTTCTTCCCATTTGGAGATAATATTGAAAGAGCTGTTAAGAGTGGGGTAAAATATATTGCTGAGCCAGGCGGTTCTATTCGTGATGAGCAAGTGATTGAAACTTGCAATAAACATGGGATAGCAATGTGCTTTACAGGCATTCGTTTATTCCACCATTAA
- a CDS encoding IMP cyclohydrolase: MKMISLENELKQNPYPGRGIVIGRSKDGKHAVTAYFIMGRSENSRNRIFVEDGEGIRTQAFDPSKLTDPSLIIYAPVRVLGNKTIVTNGDQTDTIYELMDKQQTFEQALRTREFEPDGPNYTPRISGIMHIESGNYNYAMSILKSNNGDPSSCNRYTFTYENAKAGEGRFIHTYKCNEDPLPSFEGEPKLVEIPNDIEDFTQMLWESLNEDNKVSLFVRYIDLETGKYETRIVNKNN, encoded by the coding sequence ATGAAGATGATTTCATTAGAAAACGAATTAAAACAAAATCCATATCCAGGTAGAGGGATTGTCATCGGCAGATCAAAAGATGGTAAACATGCAGTAACAGCTTACTTTATTATGGGTAGAAGTGAAAATAGTAGAAATCGTATATTCGTAGAAGATGGTGAAGGTATTCGTACACAAGCTTTTGATCCTTCTAAATTAACAGATCCAAGCTTAATCATTTATGCACCTGTTCGTGTACTTGGTAATAAAACAATTGTAACGAATGGAGATCAAACAGATACCATTTATGAGTTAATGGATAAACAGCAAACTTTTGAACAAGCGCTTAGAACGAGAGAGTTTGAGCCAGATGGTCCTAACTACACACCTAGAATTTCAGGGATCATGCATATTGAAAGTGGCAATTATAACTATGCCATGAGCATTTTAAAGAGCAATAATGGAGATCCTTCAAGCTGTAATCGTTATACCTTTACATATGAAAATGCCAAAGCAGGTGAAGGACGTTTCATCCATACTTATAAATGCAATGAAGATCCACTACCAAGCTTTGAAGGAGAACCAAAGCTAGTTGAAATTCCAAATGATATTGAAGATTTCACTCAGATGTTATGGGAAAGCTTAAATGAAGACAATAAAGTTTCTTTATTTGTAAGATATATTGATCTTGAAACTGGAAAATATGAGACACGTATTGTTAATAAAAATAATTAA
- a CDS encoding MFS transporter: MSNQLYSKNFMILVIGQIISLFGSSIQRFALSLYLLDLTGSASLFATILAISMLPIVLVSPIAGILADRGDKKKWMVLLDTISGIILMIYALFIFQGRDYVVIVAIMMVLLSVISTLYQPIVNTCIPILVADDQLVRGNAIIQQVASLSNFLGPLIAGVLYGVLGIKGVIILNIISFLFSAVMEMFLTIPFTKKEGGEPFTKVFANEMKESYHYLKNENPIIFRMIFISGLYNLFLVPIFSVGAPYIIKVVFGMSSEVYGMVEGFIALGMIIGGMIIAIKPKQFHIKKIHSLLYVTAVSIMMMGIAVYLYSNRMVNAGMSTILFAVFGMLIMLILGIANVLSASYIYQATQSSMLGKVSAFGAAFATLCIPLGQLTFGFLVEGFLTKLELILYLSAVLTLMVTLLVRWNVNQIKD, encoded by the coding sequence ATGTCTAATCAATTATATAGTAAAAATTTTATGATATTAGTCATAGGGCAAATTATATCGCTATTTGGAAGTTCAATTCAGCGATTTGCCCTTTCTTTATATCTATTAGATTTAACGGGATCTGCCAGCCTATTTGCTACTATTTTAGCTATTTCTATGCTACCCATTGTTTTAGTATCTCCTATAGCAGGAATACTAGCAGATAGAGGCGATAAGAAAAAGTGGATGGTCTTATTAGATACTATAAGTGGCATCATATTAATGATTTATGCGTTATTTATATTTCAAGGAAGAGACTACGTTGTCATTGTAGCTATAATGATGGTTCTGCTTTCGGTGATATCCACCTTATATCAACCTATAGTTAATACCTGTATTCCTATTCTGGTAGCTGATGATCAGTTAGTAAGAGGTAATGCCATTATTCAACAGGTGGCATCATTAAGTAATTTCTTAGGACCTCTTATAGCAGGGGTATTATATGGCGTGTTGGGAATAAAAGGTGTTATTATACTTAATATTATAAGCTTTCTTTTTTCTGCAGTGATGGAAATGTTTTTAACCATACCCTTTACAAAGAAAGAAGGGGGAGAACCATTTACTAAAGTATTCGCTAATGAAATGAAAGAAAGCTATCATTACTTAAAAAATGAAAATCCTATTATATTTCGTATGATTTTTATTTCAGGCTTATATAACTTATTTTTAGTACCTATTTTTAGTGTAGGAGCACCTTATATCATTAAAGTCGTTTTTGGTATGTCTTCAGAAGTATATGGCATGGTAGAAGGCTTTATTGCATTAGGAATGATTATAGGTGGGATGATTATAGCGATTAAGCCAAAGCAGTTCCATATTAAAAAGATTCATAGCCTTTTATACGTCACAGCTGTATCTATTATGATGATGGGAATAGCCGTTTATCTTTATAGCAATCGCATGGTAAATGCAGGGATGAGTACCATTTTATTTGCCGTATTTGGTATGCTTATTATGCTCATATTAGGGATTGCTAATGTTTTAAGTGCTAGTTATATTTATCAAGCCACCCAGTCTTCTATGCTAGGTAAGGTATCTGCATTTGGAGCTGCCTTTGCTACTTTATGTATTCCTTTAGGACAGCTCACCTTTGGGTTCTTAGTAGAGGGCTTTTTAACAAAGCTTGAGCTTATTCTTTATCTATCAGCAGTATTGACATTAATGGTTACATTATTAGTACGTTGGAATGTTAATCAGATTAAAGATTAG
- a CDS encoding ABC transporter ATP-binding protein, which produces MEAIEVSKLQVAYEHKLIIANMNLKIPMGKITMIIGANGCGKSTLLKTIARIISPKKGEIKLNGINIQKQAPKEIAKKMAVLPQSPIVPSGLLVKELVSYGRFPYQNAMGGMKQEDVEKVNWAMEVTGVLEFANRSVDSLSGGQRQRAWIAMALAQETEILVLDEPTTYLDMAHQLEILELLQTLNKQQNRTIVMVLHELNNATKFADYIIGVKEGQIVFEGKPLEVITKENLFELYGIEATLQLDAAKQYPICVDFNLAKR; this is translated from the coding sequence ATGGAAGCAATTGAAGTAAGCAAGTTACAAGTGGCTTATGAGCACAAGTTAATTATTGCAAATATGAATCTTAAAATTCCTATGGGGAAAATCACTATGATTATTGGTGCTAATGGTTGTGGTAAATCTACGCTATTAAAAACCATTGCACGTATTATTTCACCTAAAAAGGGAGAAATCAAATTAAATGGTATCAATATTCAAAAACAAGCACCAAAAGAAATTGCTAAAAAGATGGCAGTGCTTCCTCAAAGTCCGATAGTTCCTTCCGGCCTTTTAGTAAAAGAATTAGTATCTTATGGAAGATTTCCTTATCAAAATGCTATGGGGGGAATGAAACAAGAAGATGTTGAGAAAGTCAATTGGGCAATGGAAGTTACAGGTGTTTTAGAGTTTGCCAATCGCTCAGTAGATAGCTTGTCAGGTGGACAAAGGCAACGTGCTTGGATTGCCATGGCACTCGCACAAGAAACAGAAATTCTAGTATTAGATGAACCAACCACATACTTAGATATGGCGCATCAGTTAGAAATACTAGAGCTACTACAAACCTTAAATAAGCAGCAAAATAGAACAATTGTTATGGTATTACACGAATTAAATAATGCCACAAAGTTTGCGGATTATATTATTGGCGTCAAAGAGGGGCAAATCGTATTTGAAGGCAAACCACTTGAAGTGATTACCAAAGAGAATTTATTTGAGCTGTATGGCATTGAGGCAACACTCCAATTAGATGCAGCAAAACAATACCCAATCTGTGTAGATTTTAATTTAGCAAAGCGCTAA
- a CDS encoding FecCD family ABC transporter permease: MKKRILIASIMTSLLLLVAILIAMSWGSYTISFPNILQTLIGNGNKLQSMTIWDIRLPRIFVALVVALCLSTSGCVLQGVTRNELAEPGIIGINAGAGLAVVLLINYGGTNYYSQIGDLSLFLMPFVAIIGALLSAMIIYRLSYKRGISPTRLILVGIGVNAGINAIITLYQLNMSKGDYNQVLTWISGSLWGSSWKFFYVIAPLAIIFLGLVFWKAKTLDVLDLGDEIATGLGVKVEKERRILMFYGVALAAIATAVAGNITFLGLLGPHIAKKIVGPVHRRQIPLAAMISCIIILIADTFSRNIFSPIEIPAGITIAIVGVPYFVYLMMRE; encoded by the coding sequence ATGAAAAAACGTATTTTGATCGCTAGTATCATGACTAGTCTTCTTTTGCTGGTAGCCATTTTGATAGCAATGAGTTGGGGAAGTTATACCATAAGTTTTCCGAATATACTTCAGACCCTTATTGGAAATGGTAATAAACTTCAAAGCATGACTATTTGGGATATTAGATTACCACGTATTTTTGTGGCACTAGTAGTAGCCCTCTGTTTATCAACATCAGGCTGCGTGCTTCAGGGAGTAACGAGAAATGAACTAGCAGAGCCTGGAATTATTGGAATCAATGCAGGAGCAGGTCTTGCAGTGGTGCTACTCATTAACTATGGTGGAACGAATTATTATAGTCAAATTGGAGATTTATCATTATTTCTAATGCCTTTTGTAGCTATTATAGGAGCTCTTTTGAGCGCAATGATTATTTATCGTTTAAGCTATAAAAGAGGCATCTCACCAACTAGGCTCATTTTAGTGGGTATTGGCGTTAATGCAGGCATTAATGCGATTATTACTTTATATCAATTAAATATGTCAAAAGGTGATTATAATCAAGTGCTAACCTGGATTAGTGGAAGTCTCTGGGGAAGCAGTTGGAAGTTTTTTTATGTCATAGCCCCATTAGCTATTATATTTTTAGGCTTAGTCTTTTGGAAAGCTAAGACGCTAGATGTACTTGATCTAGGAGATGAAATTGCTACTGGATTAGGGGTTAAAGTAGAAAAAGAGCGAAGAATCTTAATGTTTTATGGTGTAGCGCTAGCAGCTATTGCTACTGCTGTTGCAGGGAATATTACATTTCTTGGATTACTAGGCCCTCATATTGCTAAAAAAATAGTAGGTCCTGTTCATAGAAGACAAATACCACTTGCTGCAATGATAAGCTGCATAATCATTTTGATTGCAGATACTTTTTCAAGAAATATATTCTCACCAATTGAAATACCAGCAGGTATTACTATTGCAATTGTAGGCGTACCTTATTTTGTTTATTTAATGATGCGTGAGTAA
- a CDS encoding FecCD family ABC transporter permease produces MNKKVFLLTVGCSAIAIVGLAIAICAGAKSIPLQVVWESLFNYQDVLEMQLVRDVRIPRVISTAFVGGILGMSGAMMQGVTRNPVAEPSLMGITQGATLAIAILGASPMIYGLLGNTTAAFIGAMISGLLVLAFSMKSARNMNISRLLLAGTALSTFFISMATIIALLTNKSQNLAFWISGGFRAVTWESVKLLVSVGGITAILALLLAPKINIVNLGEDVCIGLGQNPTRIRMYTLLLIIPMCAVCVAVAGNISFVGLIVPHILRKLIGQDYRKLMPLSFLLGATVVIWSDILARLVNQPYETPVGLFTSLVGVPLFIWMVRKES; encoded by the coding sequence ATGAATAAGAAAGTTTTTCTTTTAACAGTAGGTTGTAGTGCAATAGCAATAGTAGGGCTAGCTATTGCTATATGTGCAGGAGCAAAAAGCATTCCCTTACAAGTGGTATGGGAAAGTCTTTTTAACTACCAAGATGTACTAGAGATGCAATTAGTTCGAGATGTCAGAATACCAAGAGTCATTAGTACCGCCTTTGTAGGCGGTATACTTGGTATGTCAGGCGCTATGATGCAAGGGGTGACACGTAATCCAGTAGCAGAGCCTTCTTTAATGGGGATTACCCAAGGTGCTACACTTGCAATTGCCATTTTAGGTGCAAGTCCTATGATTTATGGCTTATTAGGCAATACGACTGCTGCATTTATTGGTGCGATGATCAGTGGCCTATTAGTATTAGCATTTAGTATGAAAAGTGCCCGTAATATGAATATTTCTAGATTATTATTGGCAGGAACTGCGTTAAGTACGTTTTTTATATCAATGGCAACGATTATTGCACTACTAACTAATAAATCACAAAACCTCGCATTTTGGATTTCAGGTGGGTTTAGAGCAGTTACTTGGGAGAGTGTTAAGCTATTAGTGAGTGTTGGCGGAATAACAGCCATTCTTGCACTACTTTTAGCACCTAAGATTAATATTGTAAACCTAGGTGAAGATGTTTGTATTGGACTTGGGCAAAATCCAACGAGAATACGTATGTATACCTTATTATTAATAATTCCTATGTGCGCCGTATGTGTTGCTGTGGCAGGAAACATTTCTTTTGTTGGTTTAATCGTACCTCATATTTTAAGAAAACTAATTGGACAAGATTACCGCAAGCTGATGCCACTATCATTCTTACTAGGTGCTACTGTTGTCATTTGGTCAGATATACTGGCAAGGCTAGTAAATCAACCTTATGAAACACCAGTAGGATTATTTACCTCTTTAGTAGGAGTGCCACTATTTATTTGGATGGTTAGGAAGGAGAGCTAA
- a CDS encoding ABC transporter substrate-binding protein, whose amino-acid sequence MKKSIALIISVLVLALGLVGCTNNNQSSEVPDTTNNQIETKVVTDVKGEVEIPANPQRIVDISGASDILSILGYQVIGTANSDGYDYTKFPSYLEDVLGEAEILGYSMLAEMDVEAIIALEPDLIIISTVQEKMYEQLSKIAPTIMIEMKQMDWKEDFMHVAKVMGKEAEATAWIDSYLEKAEAVGAKIKETYGEDSSYLSFLASGGSLFIFDGAGLGTILYDDMGFAKPEGMPQQENISLPVVSFEGLAEIDADYIFAIATDEDMVSLTNSSIWNGTKAVKNNHVVSLPASPYFNQGYSPIGRLAFVEEVEALLASINE is encoded by the coding sequence ATGAAAAAAAGTATAGCATTAATAATAAGCGTATTAGTACTGGCACTAGGTCTTGTAGGATGTACTAACAATAATCAGTCATCAGAAGTGCCAGATACGACTAATAATCAAATAGAAACAAAGGTTGTGACAGATGTAAAAGGTGAAGTAGAGATTCCTGCTAATCCTCAGCGCATTGTAGATATTAGTGGAGCCAGTGATATTCTATCTATTTTAGGATACCAGGTAATAGGAACAGCTAATAGTGATGGTTATGATTATACAAAATTCCCATCTTATCTAGAAGATGTATTAGGAGAAGCAGAAATTCTAGGTTATAGCATGTTAGCTGAAATGGACGTAGAAGCTATTATTGCATTAGAACCAGATCTCATTATTATTTCAACAGTTCAAGAAAAGATGTATGAGCAGTTATCAAAAATTGCTCCAACTATTATGATTGAAATGAAACAAATGGATTGGAAAGAAGATTTCATGCATGTAGCTAAAGTCATGGGAAAAGAAGCAGAAGCAACAGCATGGATTGATAGTTACTTAGAAAAAGCAGAAGCAGTTGGTGCTAAGATTAAAGAAACTTATGGTGAAGATAGTTCATACTTATCTTTCTTAGCAAGTGGCGGTAGCTTATTTATTTTCGATGGTGCAGGGCTTGGAACCATTTTATATGATGATATGGGATTTGCTAAACCAGAAGGAATGCCACAGCAAGAAAATATTAGTTTGCCTGTAGTAAGCTTTGAAGGGTTAGCAGAGATTGATGCAGATTATATTTTTGCTATTGCAACAGATGAAGATATGGTTTCTTTAACAAATAGTTCAATCTGGAATGGTACAAAAGCAGTAAAAAATAATCATGTTGTATCATTACCTGCAAGTCCATATTTTAATCAAGGATATAGCCCTATTGGTAGATTAGCATTTGTAGAAGAAGTTGAAGCTTTATTAGCAAGCATCAATGAATAA